AGAGTGTCAATGATGATGCTCAACAAGTATGtacaaaaaaaagaaaattgtGAAACATTTTCAAATACATCAACGTTggcacaaagaaaaaaaaaacaataaaatgctTCTTTCTTTTCCCCTTTAATATATGGTGTTCTTTTATTCTATAAATTAATCaagcattattttattttctcatCCAAGATCCACTTAAGAAGACCATATAAGGGTTTATTCTCTGCAATATTCGTCAACcatcattctccttttcatttaTGTCCATAAATATAGTCAAGAATATAAGAGAAACTTCCCAATAAAGAAAAAGTGGGACAGTAGTAGTCATATATAGTACACATCCCTTACCTTCTCTACTAACCCAGGGCTTCAATGGTGCCACATAACTAGTTATATAACCACACGGCAATGGAATTCCTTAAGCATCAAAGAGCaagatttatttgatttaaataacaaaatataataaataaaggCCGAATCGTAAGGTCCATTTATATATTAAGGAGGTTGCCACTTGACTTGTACATCGGATAGGAAAACgccaaatagaatttgaagacTTGTTCTTCGTGTGACACAAATTGATTGCTCACTACCAGCCTTTTGCTTGCGATTTGCACTACACCACGCATACTGTATGAGCACCACAAAAATGTCATCTTAATTTGCAGCCACCATTTCAATACATTACCATATAAAATTCATTTTCTTTAGGCCATTTTCTCATTTGTATATCTTATCTTAGAGACCCTCCTCAATGTCCATCATAAGCCAAAACAAGCTCCCTCTGAGCTcccaacaccattttcatccaTGCTCTTCACCTGCCTTCCACTCTCGAATACATTGCTCAATCACCACAACTACTAAACCAAACCGACTCGTGATCGAATCATCAACTGTGCACCCTACACCATTTCAAGCTACGAGGAGAGCTCCACCTCAACTCAATGATCCAAGTCTAAAGTCCACGTGGTTGCATCGTGTATGGTTGGTATCCGGGTGCACAACAGTGCTCATTTCTCTAGCTAAGTCCTTAGTGCGTGTGGCTAGTTTGCATATTTGGGCGGAGCCCACTTTGGCTGGCTTGGTTGGGTATGTACTGGCTGATCTTGGGTCAGGAGTGTACCATTGGGGCATTGACAATTATGGAAGTGCCTCAACTCCAATCTTTGGTACCCAAATTGAGGCATTCCAAGGTCACCACAAGTTGCCTTGGACTATCACTAAGCGTCAATTTGCTAACAATTTACATGCACTTGCTCGTACAGTGACTTTTGTGGTGCTCCCCATAGACCTTCTATGTGATGACCCaacttttctttgttttgttggtATGTGCTCTGGTTGCATTATGTTCAGCCAACAATTTCATGCTTGGGCACACGGCACCAAAAGTAGACTACCACCACTTGTGGTGATGCTACAAGATCTTGGCATCCTCGTGTCACGGTCGCAACATGGAGCGCACCACCGTGCACCATATAACAATAATTACTGCATAGTAAGTGGTGTTTGGAATGAGGTTTTGGACAACCAAAAAGTTTTTGAGGCATTGGAAATGCTCTTGTTTTTCAAGCTAGGGGTTCGGCCTAGGTCTTGGATTGAGCCTAATTCTGATTGGAGTGAAGAAATTGGGGACCCTTCTCAACTTACAACAAATTGATTTTTCTCCAACTCATTTATTTACTATAGATAAAATTAGAGTTGAGTACAATTGTTTACAAATAATAACTACATGTATATTATGAAAATTTatttgaagagatattaccaTGTAATATAGGTTGTGCATGACCTTTTTAGAATCAGGGCTTGAAGAAGGAGTCTCCATTATTTTCAATAGATAACTGGGTATTTGTTAcaatctttattattattatatatataacctAAGTCCAATTAAATGGAGACTAGTTTAAGTGGAGTTAGAGCGAAGCCATTGTACTTCGTCAAAATCGTTGTGGTTCCAATCATATTCAAGCCTATGAAAGAAATGAGTGTGGTTgtgtattaattatttttaaatgtgaATATAGCTAGCCCTTAACATAATTAAGCTACCTATGCTTATTGTGGGTTATAATTGTTTCCtatataaagtaaaatatgtaaaattaattatcaaatatatcatccggatattaaaaaaaagtaaatacCACTTTGGCTCTTTTGTTGTGCAAAAGTTACCTATCAGaccttttgtttttttaaataacaaTTTAGACTCTGCATTTTGCgaaatggaacaaaataatattaaattaaaacaagtaacattataaacaaaaaaaaaccgATGTCCATGTTTTCACCAATTGACACGTAACATAAATTAAGAGTGATTAAGGCTCCATAGAAGCTGCTTAAGGATCCATAGGAGCTGAGTCTAGTTCTCATCATCATTTACCCACCATGTGAAGAGTGCATCCTCCAAGGGCATTACCTCCCGAGGACCATGGTTGAAGAGCAATGCTCCAACAACCCTTCATGTTGTGATCAATTCCTCCAAGAGTGAGAGAACCCTTCTTCAGAGTAGTAGGACAGTTGGCATGTGTCAAGCAAAAAGACGTTCTGGACCACAACTAACTTATTGACACCCAACTGCCACATAGATTGTGTGATTGATCTCGTACAAGTGGCAAAGAGGATGTCTCACGACGCTGCCTAACATGGGAAAACGTACAGCTACCACCCTGACACGGTCAGTGGGATTTTCCCCCAATAAAGCAATGGGATGAAACTCCCCGTACTGGGATTACACGAGATACACTAGGTCCCACAAGCTTAACAAATATAGAATGTATTTATTTGTGTAATAACAACCCTCATTAAGAAAGGAATAATTGTAATCAACTCCAATTATTGAGCTTAATCTTCCCAGCTGCTTATAAATGGGGCTAGGGCACATTTTGTAAAGAATTTAATTCCCATTTTTCACAGTGTGCACATATGCTACCTGAAGACTAAGACAGCTTGGGCCTTGAATTTTCTTCCTTATCCCAAATACATGTGACTCATGTACTAGGGTTGATTAATAACATGGACCTCGTAAAAACTGgtgttattcttcttcttctttaagcTTTTCTCTTATTTTAGTAGTTGAAGAATaatgtccgtgttttcaccaattGACACATGGAagtcattagagaagtaattaagCTCCACAAGACTTAATAAAGCCCAAAGCTCGCCTAGATCTGCTGGGAAGGTAAGCCTTCTGAGTATGTTGTAATCTATTTTGGAGATGAATGTCTTCAAGGGTGTTGCATCCCGAGGACCATTATCCTAGTCCTCCCGATTTCATGTTCATCTAGTCCTCCAGGCTCGATCGAGTTGTCCTCGGGGTCTGGTGGGAAGCGTGAAATGTCAGGCACAGTGACCCCAGACCACAAGCAGCCATTTGGAAAAGCTATCATTCCTTCAAGTTGTAGTGTCACAGGCAACAAGCAGCTTCTCCCAATGTGCCACCTGAAGTGGGAAAACATGCAGCAACCCCCTGACACTATCAGGGGCATGTCTCCTCAGAAGTTTGTGGGCTGCAACCTCGGAAATGGACCCCATGTGATATGCACGGGCCCACTACCAATTTTATTACGAGAATGTATTAACTAGCAATGATGCCCCAATTAATTGTGAAGGTTTTGTAATAAATCCCCATTAAGGGTATTAATTGTCCTTGaccactataaatagggctagggcgcCCATTGTAAAGGACCCCCAGATTTTTGTGTTCAAAGCATTGCCAGAGTTGCCTGAACCTCATAGAAGCTTGAAACCATCAAGCATCCCCAAATCCTAATACAATAGACTTGTGGGCTAGGATTAACTAgtaacctgaaccacataaaatatgTGTCTTCTTACtgcattttctttaagttctttttattagttgatagcgaaaaaggcagtcaacattttggtactttcattgagagcatgaaGAAAGCCTTGAAGATTCAACAATGGTGGGCACCAGAAGAATTGTACATGACAACATTCTTCCTCCCACCGCCGCTGAGGGAGGAGAGCCTAGCTGACCACTTCCGCCAACAGAAACGGAGGTGGCCTACAAAAATTACGATGAGAACACCACGTATGACGATGATGATGGCGAATACTATGAGAGTGACTATCCTTGCTCCTTTTACACAAACGAGCCACCAAAAGAGGTGGCCAACAACGGCCAAATCACTTCTAAGCAGCAAAAACTAGATGCCCAAGAGGAGAATATAGCTGCCCTGCAGGAGATGGTTAACAACATGAGGGCCACTTTGGTGGCTCAAGGGCTGCAAGTGGACCCCCATGGTGAAGTATCGTCTACGCAGCCAACTGGCGTGCCACCTGAGCACCCAGCTGGAGTGCCACCTGCTTTGCCAGTGGGCGTGCCACCTAAGCACCCAGCTGGAGTGCCACCTGCTTTGCCAGTGGGCGTGCCTCTAGAGCACCCCACTGACATAGCACAAGATCCGCCAGCTAGCGTGCCACCCATGCACCCAGTTGAAGTTGGAACCCCAATTGCGGCATAGGACCATGGAAAAGGGAAGTTTGATGAAGAGccctccaagaggaaaagacCTCGTCAGTCTTCTGAGCCCATTCAGGCCCTGAGAAGGGGCATGGTGCTCGAGGACAACGCCAGGCCGCTAGCGTCCGGGGAACCCAAGCATTTGGCCCAGGCGCGCCACGACAGAACGCGTTAGGCCTAGAGGTGGTGTCTCGCAAGCGCCTCGCCAGCCTCTGAGAAGTCCTGGCCAGAGGGCCAACAGAAGAAATGTCTCCGCCAACCAAGGATAAGGAATCAACATCTCAGTTAACAATGAATACATTGATTATCAGGGAGAGAAAAAAGTGAGATACCCGAAGGACAATGGTCACCACAATGCACAGCCTGACCTGCGGGATGACTTGAGCGCTCGCAGGAATAGAGTAGCTCACTAGGACAACCCCAAAAGATGACAATAGCCATACCTCTGAGATGATCTTAACGCACGGAGGAGAGAACAATCGGCACATAGTGCCAATCAAGATCATGACTGTCTCCATGCAAAATTGGAGAGTTTGAAGAGGATAATGCTTAAGATGGTCCTGAGACAAGGTCATAACTTTGACTCGAAGGATGAAGATGGGGAGCCTTGCGCTCCTCACATTGTAGAAGCCCCATTGCCTCGAGGTTTCAAGATGCCAGACATCACTCCGTATATCGGAGGAACAAATCTTATCGAGCATCTTTCAAAGACAAGTGGTTTAAGAGGCATCGACAAGGTTCCATTCACTCTTATCAACAACTCTCCACCTCCTTCCGAAGAAAATTCATAGCCACTCGGAAGGTGATCTTCGAGGTCAATGCCTTAGCCAACATAAATCAAGGACCCCTTGAGACCCTTAAAGCTTACATCAAGTGATTTAAGGAGGAAATAACTAATGGCTTTACAAGGACCAAGAAGGTCGATGATGACAAACAACTGATGGCTTTACAAGTTTGTATCCGAGCAGGTTCTTCGctatgggatgacctccagcggaGAGGATGCCACAAGCTCGACGACTTCATATGTCGGGCCCAGGAATAAATCaactgggaggatgcccagatcgAAGCTTTCGGAGGAATAGTCTCCTTCCCCATTCCATTAGTCCCAAAATTCTTTGCCTTGGGAGCCCAATTCTCGCCACACTTCAGCCCAGTGATTCCACCAACTGGCTTCGCTACTATTCCCTTGGCTCATTTCAGTGTCGCTCTGTCTGGCTATGGAGCAGCTCTCACAAAATACATTGCTTTTCAGCTTGCATTCAGTACTAGAACAACTGCTCCAACCCAATTACCGACACCTAGAGAGACCCCCAGCGGGAGCGACATGGGGGAAAGGGAAGGGGTAAAAAGCCCAGGAGAACTAGAGCAGATACCAACGAGAAATATACTCCTAAGTACTCTGAGTACACAGACTTGGTGGACACTCGAGATAACATTTTTCTGGCCACGTAGCAGCAGATCCACTACAGGAAGCCTCAACCAATTCAGAGGGATCAAGAGAGAAAAGTTTCTACTAAGTTCTGCTGGTTTCACAATGATGTGGGGCACCACACCAACGAGTGTAGGCAGCATAGAGACGAGATCAAGAATCTCTTCAAACTGGGGCATCTCCACTAGTATGATAGGGTCGGAGCATGCCCTACTCAAGCTCCAGCCAAAGGTCTGCCTCTAGAGCAGATGTAAACTCCCAGACACCAGGCTATGTTCCTATGGAACATCCACAACAGGTAGTCCAAGGACCACTCCCGGTGAACGGGAGAGTAGATACTATCTTTGGAGGACCCCATCTAGGGGTACATCGAGGGGATCACAGATTTGATATGCATGAGCCCTAAACAATGTTGTGAAGTGTTGGTGTTAGCCCAGCTGCCAGCACAGATGCCATGTATGACAGATCATGTCATCACCTTCTCCGAGGATGATGCTCGAAGAATGCATTTTCCCCACGATCCTTTGGTGATCGAGAGCCAAATTTCTGACAAAATGGTGGCTCAGATTCTGGTGGATAATGGGATTTTAGTGAACATCTTGTTCAAGTTAGCCTTGGAGAAGATTTGGCTAACTACCAGTGACCTATTCACGTGCACCTCTACTCTCTATGGGTTCTCAGGGAAGGGTCTTATTCCAATAGGGCAGATCAAGCTGCTAGTGACACTAGAAGAAGTGCCTCATCAAGTCTTCAAGTATTGTACTTTTATTGTCATAGATTGCTCCTTCGCTTATAACACCTTCGTGGGACTCCCGTTCTTGGTGGAGTTTGGAGCAGTCACCTCTATATGCCATTTGTGCATGAAGTTTCCAAACAAGGTGGGAATAGGCCCTGTTCGCGGGGACCAAAAAGAGGCCAAGCAGTGCTACAATGTGTCGCTTAAGCATCCAATTATGGTTAATGGTAGGCCTCGAACAGCCTTATCCCGAGGAGGTCCAGGTTGTTCAAGAAGAAGGGGAGTCCAACGAATTGGACACAGGGATTGGGGAAGAAAGGGTTGTTGAGCCCATGAAAGAAGCTGAGGAGGTTATCCTTGATGCCTCCAATCTCGAAAGAAAAAATAAGGTTGGGAAGAATCTCAAAGTGGAGGTTCGAAAAGCTCTTGTGAGTTTTCTCAAggaaaaccaggacgtctttttCTGATCCTACGCCTTGAATATAGATCCAAACGTTGCCCTGGTGCAACAAAAGTGGAGGACCATTGACCCGACCAGGGCGGGGGCTTTGAAGCTAGAAGTTGACAAGCTTCTCGCAAATGGTTACATCTGAGATGCTCGGTACCCTAAGTGATTGTCGAACCCGATCTTGGTGTCTAAGCCTAACAAAATCTAGAGAACATGCATCGACTTCTCCATCCTCAATAAGGCCTTCCCAAAGGACTATTTCCCTTTTCCGGAGATTGATCAGATGATCAACACTACCTACAAGTATGAGCTCCTAACCTTCATGGACACATACTCGGGCTACAATTAGATCTGAATGCTTGTctcagaccaagagcacaccgaATTCCAAATGGATAAAGGTTTCTAcggctacaaagtgatgccttttgttCTCAATAATGCTAGTGCCACTTATCAGAGATTAGTAAACCAGATGTTCAAAAAGAAGCTCAGtcggaacatggaggtttatgtagaTGACATGATGGTATAGTCGAGAACAACCAATGACCATTCGAAATATTTGGCGAAAGTGTTCTCAGTCCTCCGTAGGTTCGGGATGAAGTTAAATTCCTAGAAATGCATTTTTGGGGTGGTCTCTGGGAAGTTGTTGGGATTCATTGTCAGCGAccgaggaatagaggctaatcccaAGAAGATAAGGGCCCTTGTATAGATGCCATCTCCCAGGAAGCACAACGATGTGTTGAGCCTCATTAGTCAGATAGAATCTCTAAGTCATTTTGTCATGAAGGCAACTGACAAGTAGATTCACTTCTTCAACACCCTCCAAGGAAGCCTTCCACATGGCGAACCCTCCAATTTTTTCAAAGCCTGTAGATTGAGAACCCCTCATCCTCTACATGGCTATCTCCGAGAACACCATAAGTGTTGCCTTAGTCCTTGAAGAAGGGTGTGTTCAACATCCCATTTACTACATGGGCAAATGACTCCTCAGAGCGGAGTCCAGGTAGCCACTCATGGAGAAGTTAACATTTTGCTTGATGATAGATTCTTGGAAGCTACGACTCTACTTCCAGGCACAGCCGATTAGGGTTCTCACCAACCAGCACTTGAGGCAAGTCTTCTAGAAGTCCGAGTCCTCTAGGAGACTCCTTCAGTGGGCGGTTGAACTGAGTCAATTTGACATTACTTACCACCCGATGACTGCCATAATGGGACAAGCACTAGCAGGTTTTATTGCCGAATGCACTAGAACACATGAGTGTATAGAGGAGGCCTAGATGGTAGGGTCCGCGCGGATGATTTTTGAGCTGGGGCAGGACTTATCATGGTATCCCTCAAGGGGCATAGGGTTCAAAGTACTTTGAGGCGCAAACCATGATATATGAAATTCAAAGAATTTTCTTGTAttcttaattctaattttaattatttatatcttGAGAGTACCCGCTCGCTGGCTTGGACAAGTGAACGCAAACTAGTATCTGATTACTTGGGGGACATAGTTGGGTCACCTTGTTGGATAACTGCTCACGGTgcacgacctaggaaactaagcttgtcatgaAAGTAGTAGGCCTAGTGTCAAAGCTTATGAGAACGACCTAAAAAATCTAAGTAGCCTTTGGGTGGTGGTCTTGAGTTATTTCCCATGGACTATGCGCCCGAGGAGAAttaacaagttctcgacttccAAAAGGCAAATAGAACCCCGAGCCACTTGTACTCAGGGGCAAAAATACAAATCATGATAAGTCACAGTGTATCCTCCCGAGGATTATGCGCGCGTGGAGTAATACTGAACACGACTTAGGAAACTAAGTTTATTGTGAGTGGAGTAAGCCTAATGTCGAAGCTTGTGGGAATGGGTTAACCTAGGAAACTAAAATTACATTAAAGGGAAAAACTTTCAAGGACCTAGATCGCGCCCGAAGGAACCTCTGCAATGAGGCCGATCACATGATCAGTCTCAGGAGCCGGACCCACATCCTTTGCTGCATGAGCCTGCGCAGCCGCAGCATCATCTGCCTAGAGGCACTCCTCGAATAACATCCTTATGTCTGGGCCGTCATTAAAGGTCAAGTCCATCTCTTTGTTTCTTTGCCATGTGACATAGAGGGTGTCCTTCACTAGCTGATCGACCTCCTTGTTAAGGGAGGAGACCTCATCAGTCAACTATTGGACTTGGTTAATCATGCCCTCTGATTCAGCTGTAGCTACTTGCATCCTTGAAGCTGCTTGTGTGGCTTCTTCTTATGCCCTGGTGGCATCCTCAGCATGCGGTGAGGCCTTCTGCATCATCCATGTCCTTCTCGTGCTTCTTGGGCATCATCCATGGCCTTCTGCATGGCCTCCTCTAAAGCCTTGGAATGGCTCGCAGCTTCCTCCAATAAATTTGTGGAAATGTCTTCGAGGGATTGAAGGTTAGACTGCTCCATTGCCAAGCAGGTCTCCAACTCGGAGGCGTGAGTCTTATTATCCTCAAAAGCCTTCTGAACTTGGAGTGCTCCTTGAGGGAGAAAAATGACTGCCTGAGTTTACTCATCTCAAAGGACCTCATGGACACAACTTCCCCAAGCCTTTGGCACAAGAAGACAGCCTCCACAACAAAGTTGACTTAGTATGCAGGAACGCGATACTTAGCTTCAAATTAAAATTATAGTCTAAGACTTACCTGTGTGGTGGCATAGCGGCAAACTACGAGGAGGGATATCTTATTATCTCCTCCGATGCGAGTGTAGCTGTGAGAAGGCATCTCGCATAGGGATCTGCTCAATCCCTGTAGAAGCTATGCGGCCAGCAGAGCTGTCCTACTTCCAAGCCTCCCAGCAAAAAGAGACTCCAACTCCTCATGGCTGGGAGGTGGCACTGGGTCCCCCTTTGAGGCCTATCCTCAGGAAGATACTCCACTAAGGCCTTAAAATCTTCATACCCTTCATCAAGATGGGGGTTAAAATACTCCATGACTCACCTGTGCCTCTCGAGCTCTTCCTCTTTGTAATGCTCAGGGAAGATTACAAGCTAAGGCATCCTGGCTGGAGGACAGACAGATGCATCAAGGGATGGGAGATCCTTTCTCGTGCCTGAAGTCCCCTCCTCAGGGACTGGAGACCCCTTGCAAAGGCCGATGACTTCCTCTGTTGCCACAGGCCTCGAGGGAGAAGTTAGGGGAACAGTTATTGGAGCTCTTAAGACCACTGGAGTTGCAGGAGCATCTGTCAGAGCTTGGGGTGCACGAGCAAAGCAGCTGGGACATGGATTTGAGAGGGCCCCGTAACCCTCTGGCGTTTGGTCCAAATGGAGTTGGCCAAACCCATGTGACCtgcaaaataaaaataacaaggtTGTTATTCTTCACCAAAAGCATAATAAAAGCAAGTAAAATGCATGAAAATGAAAGCTCTAGTCCGAAGTATGTGAGCTCATCGGGAGGCCCACCACTAGACAACACTTCCGAGTGTAGGATGAAATAGGCATATTCCCTCACGAGTCTGCCCATCTCCTCAATGGTCTTCATCTAGTATTGGTAGAACCACCTAGCGTGAATAGACGTCACCTTGTCCAAAGGTATGAAACCATGGGGGTGTAGCCTTCTCTTCGAGTGGTGAAGGAAGGCTCAATTAAATCTTCATAGTCTTGGAACTCCTTCGTAGTCTAATGATGGCCCGTATTTATTCGCTCCGGAGGATCAAAGGTGAGATCCACACATGCTCAGGGTTTACCCCTTCTCCTACATGCCTAGCATGATACAAAATCATGGGGAATTTACCTTGGTCATGCGATGAGGAATCCACCCCTTCCTGGAGCTCCTCCTAGAGCTATTGGTCCTCCCGAGCCTTTGCAGTGGCTTGGATGGCAAGAACATTCTCGACGCATTCTTCTTGCATCCTTTGGTTGTACAGGAGGAGCACCTAGCCGTCCACGTACTCTGTGTGAAGAGCAACTTCTTCTCGAGACTTCTACGAGTTTTGAAAAGGAGAGAGGTCCATAAAGACTAAGTGTTGACCCTCCTAGAGAAGGCCAAACTAGAGGAGCTGAGCTTCCATAACGAGGAAGCTGAGCTCCATCTCCTCGTCTAGAAGACGCTTCATCTTCTAGAGCTGGTCATAATATGCCTCGACAAACGGAGTAAGACAAAAAGGACCTATAAAGAAAACATTTCTAAGTACGTAACGATTAACATCGAAGAACTAAACTTGGGATGGGTTTGAACACTTACCAAGCCTGGAGAATTCTAAGAGAAGGGTAGGGTTGGTTCGTGTAGGAAAGCCACTTGTGAAGAAGAAGTGGTCCTTGTAATCCCACGTGTGGCTCTCATTATGGCAGCCCCTGATAGGTGTACTTCATTAGGGTGTAATACCCATTGAACCTCTTCTTTTGATGACAGGCCCAAAAACTGTAGATGCATAGCATTTCAATTCGAGAAAGCACATGCTAGTTTTGCCTCTGGTACAGCACGTACAATCTAGCAATAACCTGATACCCGTTCGGGGTGAGCTGGAAGCTATGCCGATGTATTAGAGGAAGTCCACATAGTACTAATGTAGAGGCAAGGCCGCCCCTGCTTGGAGGAGCGAAGCACTCCAGGCTCCGAGGCATTCATACTTTAGTGTGCCCTTTATTGACTCTCGGAGCATGCGTGCAAGGATTTCCCTTTTGACCCTTTAGTTAATGAGGATTTTGTTCAGTGCTCCGTGATGCCTCAGCTTGCTACGGAGATGCTCTACCTCAAATCCATCTGCAATGTAAGGTGTGTCATCATTTATGGTACCCATGTTTACCTCCTCCTTTCATTTGGCTTCTCTGGCGCCAGAGTTCCCTCTTTAATCACTAGTGTCTGACTTTGCTCTGGGGCTGGCAACCTCATTTCCTTCAGGATCCGTTCCGCTTCTCAGGCCATGTCTATAATGTCTTAGTCGAAGTAGTAGAAGCCTTGCTGGTGGCGGTGGTGTAACTCCTTGGACATCTGAAACAAAGAAAACCAAGCAGTTAACATCTTGACTGGAAGGAAGATAGGCCAATATGCGAGAACCCCTCAGACAACTGCTCAGGGAAGGAAGGAGAAAGGTGAGCCTAAAGGAATGGGGTGTCCTCGGAACAAAGAATCAGGTTTCAGAGGAAACCACTAGAATTCATGAACTTCATaaaaatctggaaaatttccagATTCTGGTAGAATTCCCAGAACTGCGAAGCATCGCAACTAAACTGAAACAACCCATTTGATAAATTTTAATGCCAAAATGGACCTAAAAGGAATAGAGAAGTAAAAATGACCTCTAAATCCCAAATACCACGACATCCAAAGAATTCAACGACATTAATCTGAAAAAACCCAAATAGGAAAGGGAGAGAAAGAAAGACTTGCTGGAAATGAACCTCAAATAAGTTTTGTGACGTGTCTGGACTAAAAAAAATTCATGTCGTTGACCCAAAAAAAGTTTGATTCTTTCCATTCGTCCAGATCTCTAGCAAGGGGACTCTCGTGAAGTTGTCGATTGGGGAATGATGAAGGAAATTGGAGAGCTCTAGTTTCTGagaaattttaaaatgttaaaagtGGTGAAATGGGAGGCAAAATTTGAGTATTATACTCGAGAGCTTAGGAAGGAAGCAACTCCTCCGTGACCATTGATCACCTACGGGGTAGGCACTCGAGTGTGATCCAATGGTCTTAGATATCAAGGCACATATCATGTTCAAATCATTAGAAAAGGAAGTTTCGGGTACAGGGCAAAAGGACATCTCGGGTAAGGATTAGACATCTTGGGCGTGGAATGGACTCCTCATTAATTGCACCGATTGACGGGCCCAGCAATTGGGATTTGACACGTGGCGTTACCTTTTTAGAAACATGATGCCTTGACGAGCCAAAACTTCTCCCCTAGAGTACGTCCTTTGAAATTACTTCTCTCAGTCTAAGTCTCCAATGTCCGAGGAAAAGTGAAGAcctggggggaaaatgttgtctgtCTTTTCACCAATTGACATGTGGCagtcattagagaagtaattaagTTCCACAGGAGTTTATAAAGCCCAGAGCAACTTAAAAGGTAAGCCTTATGATTACATTGTGATTTGTTCCAGAGAAAAATGTCTTCAAGGGTGTTGCATCCCAAGGACCATTATCCTAGTCATCCCGATTTCATGTTCATCTAGTCCTCCAGTCTTGAATGAGTAGTCCTCGGGGATTGGAGGGAAGTGTCGGGTGACAGGCACAGTGACCCTGGACCACAAGTAGCCGTCTAACAAAGCTATCATTGCTTCAAGTCATCGTGTCAAGCCCTTATAGGCAATAAGTAGAATGTCCCAATGCGCTGTCCTACGTGGAAAAACCTGCAGCGACC
The Humulus lupulus chromosome 6, drHumLupu1.1, whole genome shotgun sequence DNA segment above includes these coding regions:
- the LOC133782431 gene encoding fatty acid desaturase 4, chloroplastic-like; this translates as MSIISQNKLPLSSQHHFHPCSSPAFHSRIHCSITTTTKPNRLVIESSTVHPTPFQATRRAPPQLNDPSLKSTWLHRVWLVSGCTTVLISLAKSLVRVASLHIWAEPTLAGLVGYVLADLGSGVYHWGIDNYGSASTPIFGTQIEAFQGHHKLPWTITKRQFANNLHALARTVTFVVLPIDLLCDDPTFLCFVGMCSGCIMFSQQFHAWAHGTKSRLPPLVVMLQDLGILVSRSQHGAHHRAPYNNNYCIVSGVWNEVLDNQKVFEALEMLLFFKLGVRPRSWIEPNSDWSEEIGDPSQLTTN